gacttggtctctggtgaacatgatgatgatccctgGACATACGAAGATGCACTACAAGACAAAGATACAGTTCTTTGGCAAAAGGCAATCGAATCTGAGATGGAATcgatgtattctaatcaggtctgggagctcgtggaaccacccaaaggtgtAAAACccattggatgtaagtggatctacaagaaaaagaggggatcgGATAAAAAAGGTGAAATCCTGGAAAGAAATACTTGTTgtgaaagggtatactcagaaagaaggtatcaattatgaggaaaccttttctccagtggtcatgcttaagtcaatccatattcttttatctatagcagcttatctcgattatgagatttggcaaatggatgtcaagatgGTTTTCCTTAAtagaagtcttgaagaaaccatctatatgcagcaaccagagggattcattaaggaaggaCAAGAGCATCTTGTATGTAAGTTGAAGaagtctatttatggacttaaacaagcttctaggtattggaatattcattttgatcaggcagccCAGTCCTATGGGTTTGATCAAAATTTAAGCGAAGCATGCGTGTATAAGAGATATAAGGGAAATGTAATGGTTTTTCTAGtgctatatgttgatgacattttgCTCATTGGGAACAATGTTAAGATGTTGTCTTCAATAAAGGCATAGTTGTTCAACCAATTCgaaatgaaggacttaggtgaagcggcatacatccttgggatcaaagtaataagggatcgcaagaaaatgatgttggctttatctcaggagccctacatagatgacgtattagctcattttaacatacaagactccaagacgggtaatttacctttcagacatggagtttctctatcaaagagtcagtgtccttcgacacctaaaGAGATAGAGAACATGAAGGCAGTTTCTTATGCTTCGGCATGTGGAAGCCTAATGTATGCGATGTTATGTACGAGGCTTGATATCTGCTTTGCCGTGGGCATGGGTAGAAGATACCAGTCtaacccaggtcaggaacattggagtgcagtaaaaataATACTCAAGTACTTGCGTAGGACTAAAGAGTATATGTTAGTTTACGGGTCCTCAGATTTGTTGCCtctgggatatactgattcagattttcAGATagataaggataagagaaagtcCACCTCAGGATGTGTTTTTACCTTGGGAGGTGGAGCCTTAATATGGAGGAGTGtgaagcagaaatgcattgcagactcaaCCATGGAAGTCGAGTATGTGGCAGCTAGTGAGGCAGCCAAAGAGGCTATATGGTTCCGAAACTTCCTGCTGGATTTGGATGTAGTTCCTAATTTTCCACAACAAATCAtgatttattgtgataatactggTGCAGTGGTGAATACAAAGGAGCCACGGGTCCATAAGGCAGTGAAACACATAGAGCGTAAGTATCACCTCATACGACAGTTAGTTAAGTGAGGAGATATTGTTGTGGCCGATATAGCGTTAAAGGATAACCGGGAAGATTTTTTCATGAAGAGCTTACCAGCTAAGGCTTTTTAGGAGCATATGGAAGTGATAGGAGTCAGACACTTGGTCACATAGTTATATAGTTGGTGGTGgattgattgtaataaacactaaTATACTCAAAGAATAGCTTAAGtgtaagtgggagattgttagggtatatactgaactattcgtttgaagtatataaTAATCTTTTGAGAATATTGAATGCATATTTTCACAatgtctgtatattatatattgtagacaatctagtatcaaatgggatagcagaagattagattgtcagattccttatataatatagtaaaaggttcacagtctaagtggtgttagacaaaccactggaatGACTGAAGTATTATTTggaaatagtttatcttgactattgaataatatttgtgcatattgaacaggatcaaaatagtagaatagttcttttattctgacaataaagaagaactaagattctacgatataattattgcttaggttcttgatccagatatagtgattgacacttTTATTTGgtgcacatgccttgattcataaattaagtaatttattttaaattacgaatttatatattgggcaatgacattatatacagagtgggatattgaC
This genomic interval from Apium graveolens cultivar Ventura chromosome 8, ASM990537v1, whole genome shotgun sequence contains the following:
- the LOC141679694 gene encoding secreted RxLR effector protein 161-like is translated as MKAVSYASACGSLMYAMLCTRLDICFAVGMGRRYQSNPGQEHWSAVKIILKYLRRTKEYMLVYGSSDLLPLGYTDSDFQIDKDKRKSTSGCVFTLGGGALIWRSVKQKCIADSTMEVEYVAASEAAKEAIWFRNFLLDLDVVPNFPQQIMIYCDNTGAVIDVEASQAKIVDEAGQVVNCDAWVDKEFSIEMDAVLAKFREEYITILGSNARSLTPQEV